In the genome of Candidatus Thermoplasmatota archaeon, the window TATTGCTGGTTTTTTAGATGGTAAAGTACGTGGGTTCGATATGTATTCTGGTAAAGATTTATGGTCATATGAGTTTATAGATAAACCATATATTTCTGAAAAAATAAATAACCTTGTTTATATCTGGGCAGGTAAATCTTTTTATGGTTTCGATCCTGTAAAAAATGAGATAATTTGGGAATTTAAAACTGAGAAACTAATTACTTCCGCCCCAAAATCAGATTATGAAAATATTTATTTTGGTTCTTGGGATGGAGCCCTTTATGCTTTGAATTGTTTAACTGGTAAGATTATATGGAAATATCAAACAGGTTGGGGAATAGATTCTACTCCTGCTGTTTCAGGTGATATGGTTTACTTCGGATCACTTGATAACAATTTTTATGCATTGAACAAAGAAAAAGGTGAGTTGGTTTGGTGCTTTAATTGTAAATCTGCTATTCATTCTAGTCCTATTATTTATGGCGAGTATGTATTTTTTGGTTGTGATGATGGCAGGTTTTAGGCTTTGAATAAGATAAATGGGAACTTATCATGGAGTTTTACACCAGGATATTTTGTTACAGATGATAATCCTAATAATTATATAACAACACCTATACTTTCAAATCCAATTGTAAATGATGGGGTTGTTTATTTTAGTGCAAAAGGCAATGTTTATGCATTAGATGCACAAACATATGAGGTAGTTGAAAGCACATCTAATGGAAGAGTTGATGTCCACTACAATTCAATTTTATTGTTACTGATTCTTATCATAGTTGCTATACTCTTGGTTTTTCTGTATACAAGAATAAAGAAACGTAAAGAAGACGGAGGGAAGAAATAATATGGCTGAATTGTGGAAAACACGTTTTGCTTTCATAATGGCAGCGATTGGTTCAGCTGTTGGTCTTGGTAACGTTT includes:
- a CDS encoding PQQ-binding-like beta-propeller repeat protein, which codes for MNKINGNLSWSFTPGYFVTDDNPNNYITTPILSNPIVNDGVVYFSAKGNVYALDAQTYEVVESTSNGRVDVHYNSILLLLILIIVAILLVFLYTRIKKRKEDGGKK
- a CDS encoding PQQ-binding-like beta-propeller repeat protein, with protein sequence MSLQKKFRGVTVLPASGWLEVYDSNFNPTNLKTANKNTLYENNSKILWKTELPNPSNINYSSVVVSDGVLFSSDSHGIVNAFDANTGKIKWNGLVEGKTIDTDVSGRLLFIGTNKGLYALNKEKGSIAWKQMIGQIVSKPVLYNDVVIAGFLDGKVRGFDMYSGKDLWSYEFIDKPYISEKINNLVYIWAGKSFYGFDPVKNEIIWEFKTEKLITSAPKSDYENIYFGSWDGALYALNCLTGKIIWKYQTGWGIDSTPAVSGDMVYFGSLDNNFYALNKEKGELVWCFNCKSAIHSSPIIYGEYVFFGCDDGRF